The DNA sequence AGGGCAATATTCGCCTCGACGGTATCCTTCCCCTTCTCCTGCAGTTCGTAGGCCTTGATTTTGTTGGCTAGCCCGATTCCCCGGCCTTCCTGATGCATGTAAACAACAACGCCCTTTCCTTCCTTCTCGATCATTTCCATGGCTGTATGGAGCTGATCACCGCAGTCGCACCGTTCGGAACCGAACACATCGCCCGTCAGGCATTCGGAATGGACCCGCACCAGGACCTCGTCTTCCGGCTGGATGTCTCCTTTAACCATGGCCAGATGCTGAAGTTTATCCACATCATTTTCGTAGACGACCAGCTTGAATTCCCCGCCGTAACGGGTCGGAATGGTTGCCGTCGCCGCCCGACGGATCAGGGATTCGTGCTTCATCCGGAATTCGATCAGATCCGCAATGGTCGCAATCTTCAATCCGTGTTCCTGGGCAAAGATCTCCAGATCGGGCATCCGGGCCATTGTCCCGTCATCCTTCATGATTTCACAGATCACTCCCGCGTGCTTCAACTTCGCAAGCCTTGCCAGATCTACCGATCCCTCAGTCTGGCCCGTCCTGACCAGAACACCGCCCTTCTTGGCCACAATGGGGAAAACATGGCCGGGACTGACGAGATCGCCGGGCTGAACATTATCCGCCACAGCCGCCTGAATGGTCGTTGCCCGATCCGCAGCGGAAATCCCCGTGGTTACCCCGGAGCGCGCTTCAATGGATACCGTAAACGCCGTTCCGAAGCGGGACCGGTTGTCCTGCACCATCATCGACAGATTCAGCTTGTCAGCCAGTTCCTCGTTCAGGGTCAGGCAGATCAGCCCCCTCCCATATTTAGCCATGAAATTGATCGCTTCCGGCGTAACAAACTGCGCCGCCATGCAGAGATCCCCTTCATTTTCCCGGTCTTCATCATCTACAAGAATGATCATCTTACCATTCCGGATGTCCTCTAAGGCCTCTTCGATTTTACACAAACCCATAATTCTTTCTCCTCTTTTGGGAAACGCCGTTCTTTTTCTCCGTTCTCCACATACGGAACTCGGCGCGCTTCCCGCAAGTTTACTTTAAAAATCCCTGTTTCATCAACAATTCCCTGGTAATGCCGCCTTCCTTCTTCTCTTCGGAAGAAAAGAGGCGCTCCACGTATTTGCCCAGGATGTCGGTCTCAATGTTCACCCAGTCGCCCTTTTTTTTAAATGCCAGCGTCGTTTTCTCCGCTGTATGGGGAATCATATTAACATAAAAGGCATTCTCCTCACAGCGGTTCACCGTGAGGCTGACTCCATCAACGGCCACGGAGCCTTTGGGGACAAGATAGCGGCTTAAATTTCCTTCTATCTCAATTCGGAAAATAATGGAACCGGATTTAACGGAGCATTCTGCAATCTTTCCCAGGCCATCGATGTGACCGAGGACAATGTGCCCCCCCAGAAAATCGGTCAGGCGGAGGGCTTTCTCCAGATTGACCCGCTGCCCCGGGGAAAAAAAGGCGAGATCCGTCCGGGCGAGCGTCTCTGCGGAAACATCGGCGGCAAAACTCCGGCGGCTGACGGTCGTTGCGGTGAGACAGGCTCCATTCACGGCAATGCTGTCCCCGATGCGGACATCGGTAAGATCCATGGCCGTCTCGATTTCCAGCAAGGCGTCTTCACCTCGCCTCGACAGGCGGAGGACCGTCCCCATCCCCTGAATAATCCCGGTAAACATCCTCAAATATCCCTAAGGTTCGTCCTCTTTTTTTTCGTCCTGGAATTCTTTAAGCTCCTCCAGAAAATCTTTGACATCGCGAAACTGCCGATAAACGGAGGCAAACCGCACATAGGCGACGCCATCCAGATCCTTGAGAAGCTGCATGACTTTTTCACCGATGCGGGAAGAGGACATTTCTTCACCGGAATATTCCTGGCAGAAACGTTCCACGTTCGCGACAAGAGATTCCATGGTTTCCGTGCTGATGGGCCGTTTCTGACAGGCCTTTCGAACCCCGTTCCGGATCTTGTTGCGATCAAAGGGTTCCCGCCGGCCATCCTTCTTCACCACCGTCGGCATAATTTCTTCAATATACTCATAGGTCGTAAAGCGCCGGCCGCAGGCCAGACACTCGCGCCTCCGCCGGATGGCATTGCCGTCCCGGCTGACCCGGGAATCCATGACCTTACTCTCAGCGTCGCCACAGAAGGGGCATTTCATAGGGTTTTTACCTGGATTCCTGCTTCTCCGAGAATCTCGGCGGCCAGCTTGTCACTATAGCCATCCAGATTCACTACGGAAACAATTCCGGCGTTAATGATCATCTTGGCACAGATCACACAGGGATGGTTCGTACAGTACAGAGTCGCTCCGGCAATCCCCACACCGTGAAGGGCCGCCTGAATAATGGCATTCTGCTCGGCATGAAGCCCTCGACAGAGTTCGTGCCGTTCCCCCGAGGGAATCTGAAGTTGCTCCCTGAGACAGCCGATCTCCAGGCAGTGCCGCAAACCCGTGGGAGCGCCGTTATAACCGGTCGCCAGGATCCTCCGCTCTTTCACCAGGAGGGCGCCGACCTTCCTCCGTTGACAGGTGGAACGCCTGGCCACCAGGGAGGCAATATCCATAAAGTATTCGTCCCAGTCCGGCCGGGAATTCCCTTCTGTCATGTGCTTTAAATCCGCCCGGCGTACAGGGGGAAATCCCG is a window from the Syntrophus gentianae genome containing:
- a CDS encoding bifunctional 3,4-dihydroxy-2-butanone-4-phosphate synthase/GTP cyclohydrolase II produces the protein MGLCKIEEALEDIRNGKMIILVDDEDRENEGDLCMAAQFVTPEAINFMAKYGRGLICLTLNEELADKLNLSMMVQDNRSRFGTAFTVSIEARSGVTTGISAADRATTIQAAVADNVQPGDLVSPGHVFPIVAKKGGVLVRTGQTEGSVDLARLAKLKHAGVICEIMKDDGTMARMPDLEIFAQEHGLKIATIADLIEFRMKHESLIRRAATATIPTRYGGEFKLVVYENDVDKLQHLAMVKGDIQPEDEVLVRVHSECLTGDVFGSERCDCGDQLHTAMEMIEKEGKGVVVYMHQEGRGIGLANKIKAYELQEKGKDTVEANIALGFKPDLRDYGIGAQILVDLGVKKMRLMTNNPKKIVGLEGYGIKVTERVPIEITPTDKNIRYLTTKKNKMGHILEI
- a CDS encoding riboflavin synthase yields the protein MFTGIIQGMGTVLRLSRRGEDALLEIETAMDLTDVRIGDSIAVNGACLTATTVSRRSFAADVSAETLARTDLAFFSPGQRVNLEKALRLTDFLGGHIVLGHIDGLGKIAECSVKSGSIIFRIEIEGNLSRYLVPKGSVAVDGVSLTVNRCEENAFYVNMIPHTAEKTTLAFKKKGDWVNIETDILGKYVERLFSSEEKKEGGITRELLMKQGFLK
- the nrdR gene encoding transcriptional regulator NrdR, yielding MKCPFCGDAESKVMDSRVSRDGNAIRRRRECLACGRRFTTYEYIEEIMPTVVKKDGRREPFDRNKIRNGVRKACQKRPISTETMESLVANVERFCQEYSGEEMSSSRIGEKVMQLLKDLDGVAYVRFASVYRQFRDVKDFLEELKEFQDEKKEDEP
- a CDS encoding deoxycytidylate deaminase — translated: MTEGNSRPDWDEYFMDIASLVARRSTCQRRKVGALLVKERRILATGYNGAPTGLRHCLEIGCLREQLQIPSGERHELCRGLHAEQNAIIQAALHGVGIAGATLYCTNHPCVICAKMIINAGIVSVVNLDGYSDKLAAEILGEAGIQVKTL